The following proteins are co-located in the Streptomyces sp. NBC_01198 genome:
- a CDS encoding IS110 family transposase, producing MSDGKAQAWAGVDAGKGHHWAAVVDETGTTLWSKKVVNDESAILTALGEILNLADHVHWAVDISGTSSALLPALLAAHGQQAVYVPGRTVNRMSGAYRGEAKTDARDACVIAETARHRRDFAVIDVPAQPAADLALLTAHRSDLAADRVRMINRLRDVLTGVFPALERAFDYSAHKGALVLLTGYQTPAAIRRRGRARLAAWLANRSVRSADVVAATALEAAEAQQTALPGEGVAAQIVADLAAQILAPDDRLKRIDKQIRETFRAHPQAEIIESLPGMGPILGAEFIVAAGDLPAYADDGHLASAAGLVPVPRDSGRRTGNPHRPQRYSRRPRRVFYMSAQTSIIREGPNRDFYLKKRGEGCKHVQAVIALARRRASVLWALLRDGRTFTSAPPVTQTA from the coding sequence GTGAGTGATGGAAAGGCCCAGGCCTGGGCGGGCGTTGACGCGGGGAAGGGGCACCACTGGGCGGCGGTGGTCGACGAGACCGGCACGACGCTGTGGTCGAAGAAGGTCGTCAACGACGAGTCGGCGATCTTGACCGCGCTCGGCGAGATCCTCAACCTGGCGGACCACGTCCACTGGGCGGTGGACATCTCCGGGACGTCCTCCGCGCTGCTGCCGGCCCTGCTCGCGGCGCACGGTCAGCAGGCCGTCTACGTGCCCGGCCGAACGGTCAACCGCATGTCGGGCGCCTACCGGGGCGAAGCAAAGACCGATGCCCGCGACGCCTGCGTCATCGCCGAGACCGCCCGACACCGCCGGGACTTCGCCGTGATCGACGTCCCCGCCCAGCCGGCTGCCGATCTGGCCCTGCTGACCGCCCACCGGTCCGACCTCGCGGCCGACCGGGTGCGGATGATCAACAGGCTCCGCGACGTGCTGACCGGTGTCTTCCCCGCCCTTGAGCGGGCCTTCGACTACTCGGCGCACAAGGGCGCCCTGGTCCTGCTGACGGGTTACCAGACCCCGGCAGCCATCCGGCGCCGCGGCCGGGCACGGCTGGCAGCATGGCTCGCCAACCGCAGCGTCCGCAGCGCCGACGTGGTCGCCGCGACCGCTCTGGAGGCCGCGGAGGCCCAGCAGACCGCGCTTCCCGGCGAGGGCGTCGCCGCGCAGATCGTCGCCGACCTCGCGGCGCAGATCCTGGCCCCGGACGACCGGCTGAAGAGGATCGACAAGCAGATCCGTGAGACGTTCCGTGCCCACCCGCAGGCCGAGATCATCGAATCCCTGCCCGGTATGGGACCGATCCTTGGGGCCGAGTTCATCGTCGCAGCCGGCGACCTCCCGGCCTACGCCGACGACGGGCATCTGGCCTCGGCGGCCGGGCTGGTTCCCGTCCCGCGCGACTCGGGTCGCCGCACCGGCAACCCGCACCGGCCCCAGCGTTACAGCCGCCGCCCGCGCAGGGTGTTCTACATGTCGGCGCAGACCAGCATCATCCGCGAGGGACCGAACCGGGACTTCTACCTCAAGAAGCGCGGTGAGGGCTGCAAACACGTCCAGGCCGTCATCGCCCTGGCACGCCGACGAGCGAGCGTGCTCTGGGCACTGCTGCGTGACGG